In Janibacter sp. CX7, a single genomic region encodes these proteins:
- a CDS encoding indolepyruvate ferredoxin oxidoreductase family protein: protein MSQSWRTMSMKLSDRLVAERGTHYLPGMQALIRFPLEQARRDREDGLRIGTFICGYPGSPIGSLDLNLERIPDLLAEHDATFLPAGNEELAMTAHMGTQMLDDHPHSQWDGVTSIWFGKGPGVDRSGDALKHGNFAGTSTHGSVVILSGEDHEAKSSTMPFQQEYAFMSAGVPVVYPSSVAEFRTFGMHAIAMSRFSGCWVSMKLTSALCDSAASVTFDPDDARPVLPEVTIEGAPFVKRTDFSFFPGKNIEMERHLYQERHVAVREYARANHLDEVVVSGDHDTVGIVTAGKSYTDLRQALSDLGVDEEALVAAGVRILKLGLIYPIDGDAVRSFAEGLDRVIVIEEKRDVIEQQVRAALQPLGRPVDVTGKTDRSGRRVFPVEGAMDADFVSARLAELLGDVVPGLSHSPHLGLLADVAARAHEVHQPRTPNFCSGCPHSASTVLAPGQEAWGAPGCNCFNTVIEQPERHIDVMTQMGGEGLPWIGLSRYTDKQHMVQHLGDGALYHSSYLNIRWAVTTGTNITYKILYNGVLANTGAQDPVGQHGLADLTRGLESEGVRRIVILTKEPRRYADQPVAPLVEVRHADRMVETAAELEQVPGCTVMIYDESCANERRRLQKRGKLARPTEFVVVNEEVCENCGDCGRSSNCMSLQKTSTEFGPKTRIHTSSCNQDFSCVKGDCPAFVTVRTEEGHGYRRRDPRTLDAADLPEPTSRRSVPTDEAFHLYMPGVGGTGVLTLNGVLSVAAMLDGYDVHSFDQTGAAQKWGPVLSSLAIVPKGVTHWTSKTGEGRAHAYLALDEVGAASVANLRRCHPDRTSAVLNSDLFPTGEQVRDVYASVDSEGLRASIAAVTDRMVEVRARWIADELFADYMLTNIIVVGTAYQHGLLPLSAQSIEEALRVNGVAVERNIQAFRYGRLWAVDRQQVVDEITPPPTDAETELSRRRVALPSRARSALDDLWVRTAGLDEESRRLLAVRLPELLDYANRAEPATAYLDRVVAVARAEDLAAPGRRELTHAVIRYLYKVMTYKDEYEVARLHLKPEFAEHVRETFDGDVEMAYNLQPPLARRLGSGKIRVGSWFDVGFKALRAGRRLRGTVVDPFARQSSRVEEREVRDWYAEIVDEIVERVSPLNHAVAVQLAELPDGIRGYEQVKHAGVVSARERAELLRGQLSRPPLTLSVVARDHAGLTG, encoded by the coding sequence GTGTCACAATCTTGGAGGACGATGTCAATGAAGTTGTCGGACCGCCTGGTGGCCGAGCGCGGCACCCACTACCTGCCCGGGATGCAGGCCCTCATCCGCTTCCCCCTCGAGCAGGCTCGACGGGACCGCGAGGACGGCCTGCGCATCGGCACCTTCATCTGCGGCTACCCGGGCTCGCCCATCGGCAGCCTCGACCTCAACCTCGAGCGCATCCCCGACCTCCTCGCCGAGCACGACGCGACCTTCCTGCCCGCGGGCAACGAGGAGCTCGCGATGACGGCACACATGGGGACCCAGATGCTCGACGACCACCCGCACTCGCAGTGGGACGGCGTGACGAGCATCTGGTTCGGCAAGGGACCGGGCGTCGACCGCAGCGGTGACGCCCTGAAGCACGGGAACTTCGCGGGCACCTCGACCCACGGGTCGGTCGTGATCCTCTCCGGTGAGGACCACGAGGCGAAGTCGTCGACGATGCCCTTCCAGCAGGAGTACGCGTTCATGTCGGCCGGCGTCCCGGTCGTCTACCCGTCGTCGGTCGCGGAGTTCCGCACCTTCGGCATGCACGCCATCGCGATGTCGCGCTTCTCCGGGTGCTGGGTCTCGATGAAGCTCACCAGCGCCCTGTGCGACTCCGCCGCCTCCGTGACCTTCGACCCGGACGACGCCCGACCGGTCCTTCCGGAGGTGACGATCGAGGGCGCCCCCTTCGTCAAGCGGACCGACTTCTCCTTCTTCCCCGGCAAGAACATCGAGATGGAGCGCCACCTCTACCAGGAGCGTCACGTCGCCGTCCGCGAGTACGCCCGGGCCAACCACCTCGACGAGGTGGTCGTGAGCGGCGACCACGACACGGTCGGCATCGTCACCGCGGGCAAGTCGTACACCGACCTGCGGCAGGCACTGAGCGACCTCGGGGTGGACGAGGAGGCGCTGGTCGCCGCCGGCGTGCGCATCCTCAAGCTGGGCCTGATCTACCCGATCGACGGTGACGCCGTCCGCAGCTTCGCCGAGGGGCTCGACCGGGTCATCGTCATCGAGGAGAAGCGCGACGTCATCGAGCAGCAGGTGCGCGCCGCCCTGCAGCCCCTCGGACGCCCGGTCGACGTGACGGGCAAGACCGACCGCTCTGGGCGCCGGGTCTTCCCCGTCGAGGGGGCCATGGACGCGGACTTCGTCAGCGCACGCCTCGCCGAGCTGCTCGGCGACGTCGTCCCCGGCCTGTCGCACTCACCCCACCTGGGCCTCCTCGCGGACGTGGCCGCGCGAGCCCACGAGGTCCACCAACCGCGGACCCCGAACTTCTGCTCCGGCTGCCCCCACAGCGCCTCGACCGTCCTCGCCCCCGGCCAGGAGGCCTGGGGGGCGCCCGGGTGCAACTGCTTCAACACGGTCATCGAGCAACCCGAGCGCCACATCGACGTCATGACCCAGATGGGCGGCGAGGGGCTGCCGTGGATCGGGCTGAGCCGGTACACGGACAAGCAGCACATGGTCCAGCACCTCGGCGACGGTGCGCTCTACCACTCGAGCTATCTCAACATCCGCTGGGCCGTGACGACGGGCACCAACATCACGTACAAGATCCTCTACAACGGCGTGCTGGCCAACACCGGAGCCCAGGACCCCGTCGGGCAGCACGGCCTGGCCGACCTCACCCGCGGGCTCGAGTCCGAAGGGGTGCGGCGCATCGTCATCCTCACCAAGGAGCCGCGCAGGTACGCCGACCAGCCCGTCGCGCCACTCGTCGAGGTACGCCACGCCGACCGGATGGTCGAGACCGCGGCCGAGCTCGAGCAGGTCCCCGGGTGCACCGTGATGATCTACGACGAGTCCTGCGCCAACGAGCGACGCCGGCTGCAGAAGCGGGGGAAGCTCGCCAGGCCCACGGAGTTCGTCGTCGTCAACGAGGAGGTCTGCGAGAACTGCGGCGACTGCGGCCGGTCCAGCAACTGCATGTCGCTGCAGAAGACCTCGACGGAGTTCGGGCCGAAGACGAGGATCCACACCTCGTCGTGCAACCAGGACTTCTCCTGCGTCAAGGGCGACTGCCCCGCCTTCGTCACGGTCCGGACGGAGGAGGGCCACGGGTACCGGCGGCGCGACCCGCGCACACTCGACGCCGCCGACCTGCCCGAGCCCACCTCCCGCCGGTCCGTGCCGACTGACGAGGCCTTCCACCTCTACATGCCCGGGGTGGGTGGCACGGGGGTCCTGACGCTCAACGGCGTGCTCTCGGTCGCCGCCATGCTCGACGGCTACGACGTGCACTCCTTCGACCAGACGGGAGCCGCCCAGAAGTGGGGTCCGGTCCTCTCCAGCCTGGCCATCGTGCCGAAGGGGGTGACCCACTGGACGAGCAAGACCGGCGAGGGACGGGCCCACGCCTACCTCGCGCTCGACGAGGTCGGCGCGGCATCGGTCGCCAACCTGCGCCGCTGCCACCCGGACCGCACCAGCGCGGTCCTCAACTCCGACCTCTTCCCGACCGGCGAGCAGGTCCGCGACGTGTACGCGAGCGTCGACTCCGAGGGCCTGCGGGCCAGCATCGCCGCGGTCACCGATCGGATGGTCGAGGTCCGTGCCCGGTGGATCGCCGACGAGCTCTTCGCCGACTACATGCTGACCAACATCATCGTCGTCGGCACCGCCTACCAGCACGGACTGCTCCCGCTGTCTGCGCAGTCCATCGAGGAGGCCCTCCGGGTCAACGGCGTGGCCGTCGAGCGCAACATCCAGGCCTTCCGGTACGGGCGGCTGTGGGCCGTCGACCGGCAGCAGGTCGTCGACGAGATCACGCCGCCACCCACCGACGCCGAGACGGAGCTCTCGCGTCGACGGGTCGCGCTGCCCTCCCGCGCCCGGTCGGCACTCGACGACCTCTGGGTCCGGACCGCGGGCCTCGACGAGGAGAGCCGCCGGCTGCTCGCGGTGCGCCTCCCCGAGCTGCTCGACTACGCCAACCGGGCCGAGCCGGCGACGGCATACCTCGACCGGGTCGTCGCGGTGGCGCGGGCCGAGGACCTGGCCGCCCCCGGTCGTCGCGAGCTGACCCACGCCGTCATCCGGTACTTGTACAAGGTCATGACCTACAAGGACGAGTACGAGGTCGCCCGGCTGCACCTCAAGCCGGAGTTCGCCGAGCACGTCCGCGAGACCTTCGACGGCGACGTCGAGATGGCCTACAACCTGCAGCCACCGCTCGCCCGGCGCCTCGGCTCCGGCAAGATCCGCGTCGGGTCGTGGTTCGACGTCGGGTTCAAGGCGCTGCGTGCGGGCCGCCGCCTCAGGGGCACCGTCGTCGACCCCTTCGCGCGGCAGTCCTCGCGGGTCGAGGAGCGCGAGGTCCGCGACTGGTACGCGGAGATCGTCGACGAGATCGTCGAGCGCGTCTCGCCGCTCAACCACGCGGTGGCCGTCCAGCTGGCCGAGCTGCCCGACGGCATCCGCGGCTACGAGCAGGTCAAGCACGCCGGCGTCGTGTCCGCCCGCGAGCGCGCCGAGCTCCTCCGTGGCCAGCTGTCCCGGCCACCGCTCACCCTGAGCGTGGTCGCCCGGGACCACGCGGGGCTGACAGGATGA
- a CDS encoding GntR family transcriptional regulator — translation MTDVGTESSRSKVVGTVRDLLLDGRLRQGERITEESVAQTLGVGRHTVRAAFAELISMGLLEHVPHRGARIPVLDAPRINDLWDYRLTLEAGAMRIILDRGHDLEPLAERTQDLLDLPGDAPPGRVASVHQRIHSTIVELSGVQRLQEAYQRCEVELLWTVSTVGDVYDARVLGEMHRDLLSAAREGGQVALDTLVTDIENGRAALLETVWRDQMTRAPFAAAMGAQTIEG, via the coding sequence ATGACCGACGTGGGCACGGAGTCGAGCAGGTCGAAGGTCGTCGGCACGGTGCGCGACCTCCTGCTCGACGGGCGCCTGCGTCAGGGTGAACGCATCACCGAGGAGTCGGTGGCTCAGACGCTCGGCGTCGGTCGCCACACGGTGCGTGCCGCCTTCGCCGAGTTGATCTCCATGGGCCTCCTCGAGCACGTGCCCCATCGCGGGGCACGCATCCCGGTGCTCGACGCCCCCCGGATCAACGACCTGTGGGACTACCGCCTGACGCTCGAGGCCGGCGCCATGCGCATCATCCTCGACCGGGGTCACGACCTGGAGCCGCTCGCCGAGCGCACCCAGGACCTGCTCGACCTGCCCGGGGACGCCCCACCGGGCAGGGTCGCCTCGGTGCACCAGCGGATCCACAGCACCATCGTCGAGCTCTCGGGCGTCCAACGCCTCCAGGAGGCCTACCAGCGCTGCGAGGTCGAGCTGCTCTGGACCGTGTCGACCGTGGGCGACGTGTACGACGCCCGCGTCCTCGGCGAGATGCACCGCGACCTGCTCTCCGCCGCCCGCGAGGGAGGGCAGGTCGCCCTCGACACCCTGGTCACGGACATCGAGAACGGTCGCGCCGCACTGCTCGAGACCGTGTGGCGCGACCAGATGACACGCGCCCCCTTCGCCGCAGCCATGGGGGCACAGACCATCGAGGGCTGA
- a CDS encoding IclR family transcriptional regulator, translating to MSAIGTAIRVLEGVAAHQPVGVGELARRLKIPKSTVQRALNELADVSWIEPAAGSATTRWVVTTRALAVAAQGGPQLRTENVRRAMVALRDEFNENVHLTVRHGDVIVIVDKVESTHGVRVYDPLGIPVPMHASSSGKALLAAATPEDRAAYVDRALEQFTDRTLVDPDALLEELDGIRERGYSINTGEWRASVSGVAAAIPTRGGPEAALAIAAPTERITAEQIASMGPRLLEVVADIARWDLG from the coding sequence ATGAGTGCGATCGGGACGGCCATCCGGGTGCTCGAGGGGGTGGCGGCGCACCAGCCGGTCGGCGTGGGTGAGCTGGCGCGGCGACTGAAGATCCCCAAGAGCACCGTGCAGCGCGCGCTCAACGAGCTCGCCGACGTGTCGTGGATCGAGCCGGCCGCGGGCAGTGCCACGACCCGATGGGTGGTCACGACCCGCGCGCTCGCGGTGGCGGCCCAGGGCGGCCCCCAGCTGCGGACGGAGAACGTGCGTCGGGCCATGGTCGCGCTGCGCGACGAGTTCAACGAGAACGTCCACCTCACCGTGCGGCACGGGGACGTCATCGTCATCGTCGACAAGGTCGAGTCGACGCACGGGGTGCGGGTCTACGACCCCCTGGGCATCCCGGTGCCGATGCACGCGTCGTCGTCGGGCAAGGCGCTGCTCGCAGCCGCGACGCCCGAGGACCGGGCGGCCTACGTCGACCGCGCGCTGGAGCAGTTCACCGACCGCACCCTCGTGGACCCGGATGCGCTCCTCGAGGAGCTCGACGGGATCCGGGAGCGTGGCTACTCCATCAACACGGGGGAGTGGCGGGCGAGCGTCTCCGGGGTCGCCGCGGCCATCCCGACGCGGGGCGGGCCTGAGGCGGCGCTCGCGATCGCCGCACCCACCGAGCGCATCACCGCGGAGCAGATCGCGAGCATGGGGCCGCGCCTGCTGGAGGTCGTCGCCGACATCGCCCGGTGGGACCTCGGCTGA
- a CDS encoding ABC transporter ATP-binding protein, with protein sequence MTEIQLRGLTKVFGDATAVDDIDLAVSSGESVVLLGPSGCGKTTTLRMIAGFERPTSGTISIGGSVVVGDGTFVPPEKRHVGMVFQSYALWPHMTVAENVAFGLTTRRPRVRKQDVRERADQAMATVQLEGLGDRYPHELSGGQQQRVSLARALVTRPGVLLMDEPLSNLDSRLREDMRRMIRTLQQDLGITMVYITHDRTEALGLADRVVSLRSGRVQQVAPPAEIYNRPTTGFVARALGPANLVPGTRTPEGTEVRLVTGQTVSASGLQGVGDAVACIRPHDIELTPAEDASGVITDVAYFGDETHYRVALDDWDGVIDAHDRGVEQHSVGDRVRVHADARRLSFVDAA encoded by the coding sequence ATGACCGAGATCCAGCTACGAGGACTGACCAAGGTCTTCGGCGACGCCACCGCGGTGGACGACATCGACCTGGCGGTCTCGTCGGGCGAGTCCGTCGTCCTCCTCGGACCCAGCGGGTGCGGGAAGACGACGACCCTGCGGATGATCGCGGGCTTCGAGCGCCCGACATCGGGGACCATCTCCATCGGCGGGTCCGTCGTCGTCGGGGACGGGACCTTCGTCCCACCGGAGAAGCGGCACGTCGGGATGGTCTTCCAGTCCTACGCGCTGTGGCCCCACATGACCGTCGCGGAGAACGTCGCCTTCGGTCTGACCACCCGCCGGCCCCGCGTGCGCAAGCAGGACGTGCGCGAGCGGGCCGACCAGGCCATGGCGACCGTCCAGCTCGAGGGGCTCGGCGACCGGTACCCCCACGAGCTCTCCGGCGGGCAGCAGCAACGGGTCTCGCTTGCCCGCGCCCTGGTCACGCGGCCCGGCGTGCTCCTCATGGACGAGCCGCTGTCCAACCTCGACTCCCGGCTCCGGGAGGACATGCGCCGGATGATCCGCACGCTGCAGCAGGACCTCGGCATCACGATGGTCTACATCACCCATGACCGCACCGAGGCGCTCGGCCTCGCGGACCGGGTCGTCTCCCTTCGCTCCGGTCGCGTCCAGCAGGTCGCTCCGCCCGCGGAGATCTACAACCGCCCGACGACGGGCTTCGTCGCCCGGGCCCTCGGGCCGGCCAACCTCGTCCCCGGCACCCGCACCCCGGAGGGCACCGAGGTCCGCCTCGTCACCGGGCAGACGGTGAGCGCCTCCGGCCTCCAGGGAGTCGGCGACGCCGTCGCGTGCATCCGCCCTCACGACATCGAGCTCACCCCCGCTGAGGACGCGTCCGGCGTCATCACCGACGTCGCGTACTTCGGCGACGAGACGCACTACCGCGTGGCCCTCGACGACTGGGACGGAGTCATCGACGCGCACGACCGGGGCGTGGAGCAGCACTCCGTGGGCGACCGCGTCCGCGTCCACGCCGACGCCCGTCGGCTCTCTTTCGTCGATGCCGCCTGA
- a CDS encoding alpha-hydroxy acid oxidase produces MSRQWPSPTFLRETLRAPRLPRHPHRDRVDRAASIEDLRRLARRRVPAVAFDYMDGAAGSETSLLRARQAFADVHFHPRVLTDVGTVDLSTTVCGERSRLPFGVAPVGLTRLLHHEGEAAGARAAAATGIPFALSTMSSVSLEDVAAAAPDARRWFQLYLWKDRERSMDVVARAAAHGYDTLLLAVDTPVGGQRLRDVRNGMTIPPSFGLLDAARVATKPVWLANFLTTEPPAFASLSAFDGSVGELITEMFDPTLTFDDLAWLREHWSGRLLVKGLQDPQDARRAVDLGADGVVISSHGGRQLDRTTAPLRRLPQVRAALTGTSAEVVVDSGVMCGADVVAALALGADFVLVGRAYLYGLMAAGEHGARRALRLLEEDVRRTMQLLGVTSVAELTPEYVTLG; encoded by the coding sequence GTGAGTCGTCAGTGGCCGTCGCCGACCTTCCTCCGGGAGACGCTGCGGGCGCCCCGCCTGCCCCGCCACCCGCACCGTGACCGCGTCGACCGGGCGGCGAGCATCGAGGACCTGCGCCGGCTCGCGCGTCGCCGGGTCCCTGCCGTCGCCTTCGACTACATGGACGGGGCGGCCGGCTCGGAGACCTCGCTGCTGCGCGCGCGGCAGGCCTTCGCCGACGTGCACTTCCACCCGCGGGTGCTCACCGACGTCGGGACCGTGGACCTGTCCACCACCGTCTGCGGGGAGAGGTCACGGCTGCCCTTCGGCGTGGCCCCCGTGGGGCTGACGCGCCTGCTCCACCACGAGGGCGAGGCCGCGGGCGCGCGGGCGGCGGCCGCCACGGGCATCCCCTTCGCCCTGTCGACGATGAGCTCGGTCTCCCTCGAGGACGTCGCGGCGGCTGCCCCGGATGCACGGCGCTGGTTCCAGCTCTACCTGTGGAAGGACCGCGAGAGGTCGATGGACGTCGTCGCCCGCGCCGCCGCCCACGGGTACGACACCCTGCTGCTCGCCGTCGACACGCCCGTGGGCGGGCAGCGCCTGCGCGACGTGCGCAACGGCATGACGATCCCGCCGTCCTTCGGTCTGCTCGACGCGGCGCGGGTGGCCACCAAGCCGGTCTGGCTCGCCAACTTCCTCACCACCGAGCCGCCCGCCTTCGCCTCGCTGAGCGCCTTCGACGGGTCGGTCGGCGAGCTCATCACCGAGATGTTCGACCCGACCCTGACCTTCGACGACCTCGCCTGGCTCCGGGAGCACTGGTCGGGCCGACTGCTCGTCAAGGGCCTGCAGGACCCGCAGGACGCCCGGCGTGCGGTCGACCTGGGGGCCGATGGTGTCGTCATCTCGAGCCACGGCGGGCGCCAGCTGGACCGGACGACCGCGCCGCTGCGCAGGCTCCCGCAGGTCCGTGCGGCGCTCACCGGGACCTCGGCCGAGGTCGTCGTCGACAGCGGCGTGATGTGCGGGGCCGATGTCGTGGCGGCACTGGCGCTGGGGGCGGACTTCGTCCTCGTCGGTCGCGCCTACCTCTACGGCCTCATGGCTGCCGGTGAGCACGGTGCCCGGCGGGCCCTGCGACTGCTCGAGGAGGACGTGCGTCGCACCATGCAGCTCCTCGGCGTGACGAGCGTCGCCGAGCTCACCCCGGAGTACGTGACCCTGGGGTGA